The sequence CCTAAATTCATCACGGACTTACCAAGATTAGAACCATCTCACTGGAGGGTTGTCTGGCTCAGATattcttctttcacttctttggggTCACTGAGATCCTCTTGCTTGTGGTAATGGCTTATGACCACTctgtggccatctgcaaaccccTTCATTATATTAACATTATGAATCGTCACTGTGTCATGTATTAGTGGCTGGTTCCTGGCTTGGGGGCTTTTTTCATTCCATAATTCAGATTCTCATCACCATCCAATTGCCCTTCTGTGGTCCCAATGTGATTGACCACTACTTCTGTGATCTCCAGCCATTATTCAAGATTGCCTGCAGTGACACCTCTGTGGAGGGGGTTATTGTGTTGGTCAGTAGtggcttaattgctctgtgctCCTTCCTCATCTTGGTGACCTCCTACATTGTCATTCTGGTCAACTTGAGGAACCATTCAGCAGAGGGAAGACGCAAAGCCCTCTCCACCTGTGCTTCTCACATCACGGTGGTCACGTTGTTCTTTGGACCTGCCATCTTCTTCTACATGCGACCCTCCTCCACCTTCACTGAGGAAAAACTGGTGGCCGTGTTCTACACAGTGGTCACCCCCATGCTGAACCCCATCATCTACACACTCAGAAATGCAGAGATGAAAATC is a genomic window of Physeter macrocephalus isolate SW-GA chromosome 16, ASM283717v5, whole genome shotgun sequence containing:
- the LOC102993045 gene encoding LOW QUALITY PROTEIN: olfactory receptor 4B1-like (The sequence of the model RefSeq protein was modified relative to this genomic sequence to represent the inferred CDS: inserted 2 bases in 2 codons), whose amino-acid sequence is MVSKNNVTELIFTGLFEDPEVQRVCFVVFLPVYLATVIGNGLIVLTVKASKSLHSPMYFFLSYLSLVEISYSSTIVPKFITDXTKIRTISLEGCLAQIFFFHFFGVTEILLLVVMAYDHSVAICKPLHYINIMNRHXCHVLVAGSWLGGFFHSIIQILITIQLPFCGPNVIDHYFCDLQPLFKIACSDTSVEGVIVLVSSGLIALCSFLILVTSYIVILVNLRNHSAEGRRKALSTCASHITVVTLFFGPAIFFYMRPSSTFTEEKLVAVFYTVVTPMLNPIIYTLRNAEMKIAMRRLWGKKENSGVE